The Opisthocomus hoazin isolate bOpiHoa1 chromosome W, bOpiHoa1.hap1, whole genome shotgun sequence genome includes a region encoding these proteins:
- the LOC142365621 gene encoding zinc finger protein 462-like isoform X6 produces the protein MEVLQCDGCDFRAPSYEDLKAHIQDVHTAFLQPTDVSEENPSQPRSGSMNASNQTEIEFSSVKDEFTIADEIAGQNTTTQMGTGNYYSQNQSFYGQHMAPDPKPTNKFFQCKFCVRYFRSKNLLVEHTRKVHGAQVGGSSVGSHTAGSLNYNIMMHEGFGKVFSCQFCTYKSPRRARIIKHQKMYHKNNLKESVTPTATSAVSELTSASVPVQEPCKELPAEVVERSILESMVKPLTKSRGNFCCEWCSYQTPRRERWCDHMMKKHRSMVKILSSLRQEQDRTSEPDVQSKSAQNASSNSNYISMNMTGRDMLNADISNFRSYTGNSLIRPNSSISSKFSSVSYPQTKSKLPHNSGTVNLSDRSRYGVADVTSSSADLETNSMLNDSSSDEELNEVDSENGLNSVDYQTSGISAEQLMESDGNKLLETKGIPFRRYMNRFQCPFCPFLTMHRRSISRHIENIHLSGKTTVYKCNECPFTCKSLLKLGAHRQCHASTTSDWDTVNSQSENIVFSLNDNMVSYESGNINGSKSVGMMETVQQQQQQQLPQPHSQHPYKCTMCNYSTTTLKGLRVHQQHKHSFCDNLPKYDGLPSNMPQESEADALTSVSIVKKSQTSILGLSSKNNFVAKVTRKVLNDCPLDLSPVKKRTRIDEIASNLQSKINQNKQQEDAVINIEDEEEEEEDEVEIEVELDREEEQTEPIVEVSSSYAPQQTWGRETNDSQKDANFRNMHHDYNSTNGAEIELTLSEDEEDYFSSINMKDQQSSNASVLASQPNMYGPDQNNENVEINNSGRLYYCKHCDFSNKSARSVSTHYQRMHPYIKFSFRYILDPNDHSAVYRCLECYIDYTNFEDLQQHYGEHHPEAMNVLNSDHSDLIYRCRFCSYTSPNVRSLMPHYQRMHPTVKINNAMIFSSYVAEKQEGLNTGSQTLREILNSAPKTMATSTPVAHGTTVPASFNKSATKSFSPECENQKAPSVNSVIVYDCDVCSFASPNMHSVLVHYQKKHPEEKASYFRIQKTMHIASVERGSALAQMSFEMGVSVSSKLSNLVSQSPLPPDLVPELYYCKHCSYSNRSVVGVLVHYQKRHPEIKVTAKYIRQAPPTAATMKAGELPPGIQKMPVSVQQLSRASSESSVNPLENEMFFCQHCDYGNRTVKGVLIHYQKKHRDFKANADVIRQHTATVRSLCDRNQKKSSDRLPVHTSSTEQDKTKLRALKCRQCSYTSPYFYALRKHIKKDHPNLKATVMSILRWAFLDGLIEAGYHCEWCIYSHTEPSGLLVHYQRRHPEHYVDYTYMATKLWAGPDPSPPTLVMPTEAKTYKCRDCIFEASSIWDITNHYQAFHPWAMNGDESVLLDIIKEKDATEKIGTQLDEVRARINSENHVKSQMDQDVEDCSLSQEKTIQLASANPAISSTPYQCTVCQSEYNNLHGLLTHYGKKHPGMKVKAADFAQDIDINPGAVYKCRHCPYINTRIHGVLTHYQKRHPSVKVTAEDFARDVEQLNDFAQNDVEETSRIFKQGYGAYRCKLCPYTHGTLEKLKIHYEKYHNQPEFDFFAQSPPKVPASVEPDMVTEIKASPEIAADGVGEVSISAPHFSSSHLVSHTVFRCQLCKYFCSTRKGIARHYRIKHNNVRAQPEGKNNLFKCALCSYTNPIRKGLAAHYQKRHDIDAYYTHCLAASRTVSDKPNKVIVPSAPKDDTPPLSEELRRAVEKKKCSLCSFQSFSRKGIVSHYMKRHPGVFPKKQHASKLGCYFTAVYADEHEKSTPSEERNDFEKPEVESETQETEWLPFRCIKCFKLSFSTAELLCMHYTDHHSKDLKRDFTILGSGTRSHNAVYQCKHCDTKLHSMAELTSHLNSHNEEFQKRAKRQERRKQLLSKQKYADGAFTDFKQERAFGHLEDASKLKERKVVGYKCKFCVEVHPTLRAICNHLRKHVQYGNVSSVSTTVKQEAEDSTSTTLEGFEGAKDPGTVEFTEAESGASLEDETRPGGYHCSQCDRVLMSMQGLRSHERSHLALAMFTQEDKYSCQYCSFVSAFRHNLDRHMQAHHGHHKPFRCKLCPFKSSYNSRLKTHILKAHAGEHAYKCSSCTFSTMTISQMKEHSLRVHGKALTLPRPRVVSLSASLGYHNSKKHTSAEEVEDSNDSSYSEPPDVQQQLNHYQSAALARNNNISRIPLYVSAAGVEKREAILNCEFCEFSSGYIQSIRRHYRDKHGGKKLFKCKDCSFYTGFKRAGCSHGSLPFQTVKILAGNCFPL, from the exons ATGGAGGTGCTGCAGTGTGATGGCTGTGATTTCCGAGCTCCATCCTATGAAGACCTAAAAGCTCACATTCAGGATGTTCATACTGCTTTTCTGCAGCCAACAGATGTCTCTGAAGAAAACCCTAGCCAGCCAAGGTCTGGCTCCATGAATGCTAGCAACCAGACTGAGAttgaattttcttctgtaaagGATGAATTTACAATTGCAGATGAAATAGCAG GGCAAAATACAACAACTCAGATGGGGACTGGAAATTATTACAGCCAGAACCAAAGTTTTTATGGTCAACATATGGCTCCAGATCCTAAACCAACCAACAAGTTTTTCCAGTGCAAATTTTGCGTGCGTTACTTCCGATCTAAAAACCTCCTCGTAGAGCACACTCGCAAGGTTCATGGAGCACAAGTTGGGGGGAGCTCAGTAGGGTCACACACTGCTGGATCCTTAAATTACAACATCATGATGCATGAGGGGTTTGGCAAAGTTTTCTCTTGCCAGTTCTGTACCTACAAATCACCAAGGCGCGCAAGGATTATTAAACACCAGAAAATGTATCACAAAAACAATCTTAAGGAGAGCGTAACTCCTACTGCTACCTCTGCTGTATCTGAATTGACATCTGCCTCTGTGCCAGTGCAGGAACCATGCAAGGAATTGCCTGCAGAGGTGGTAGAACGGAGCATTTTGGAGTCCATGGTTAAGCCTCTAACAAAGTCCAGAGGCAACTTTTGCTGTGAATGGTGCAGTTACCAGACACCTCGAAGGGAGCGCTGGTGTGACCATATGATGAAGAAGCACCGCAGCATGGTAAAAATACTGTCAAGTTTGAGGCAGGAACAAGACAGAACCAGTGAGCCTGATGTGCAGAGTAAGAGTGCCCAGAATGCCTCCTCAAACTCTAATTATATTTCTATGAATATGACAGGACGTGATATGTTGAATGCTGatatctcaaacttcagaagctATACGGGCAATTCCCTTATCAGGCCCAACTCTTCTATATCCTCTaagttttcttctgtgtcttATCCTCAAACAAAGTCTAAATTACCCCACAACTCGGGCACAGTTAATTTGTCTGACAGATCTCGCTATGGAGTTGCTGACGTGACAAGTTCTTCTGCTGACTTGGAAACAAACAGTATGCTAAATGACTCCAGCTCAGATGAAGAGCTAAATGAAGTGGACAGCGAGAATGGCTTGAACTCTGTGGACTACCAGACTTCAGGAATATCTGCAGAGCAACTGATGGAATCTGATGGCAACAAGCTGTTGGAAACAAAAGGGATTCCCTTTAGAAGATACATGAACAGGTTCCAATGTCCTTTTTGCCCTTTCCTCACAATGCACCGCCGAAGCATCTCCCGTCACATTGAGAATATCCACCTGTCTGGGAAGACAACTGTATACAAATGCAATGAATGTCCTTTCACCTGTAAGAGTTTGTTAAAGCTTGGAGCTCATAGGCAATGTCATGCAAGTACAACATCAGACTGGGATACTGTGAATTCTCAGAGTGAAAACATTGTCTTCTCTTTGAATGACAACATGGTTTCTTATGAAAGTGGAAATATAAATGGAAGTAAGTCAGTTGGGATGATGGAaacagtgcagcagcagcaacagcagcagttgCCTCAGCCCCATTCACAGCATCCTTATAAGTGCACAATGTGTAACTATTCTACCACTACTTTGAAAGGCCTCAGAGTTCATCAGCAGCACAAGCACTCATTTTGTGACAACTTACCAAAATATGATGGACTGCCATCCAACATGCCACAAGAGAGTGAGGCAGATGCTCTCACCTCTGTCAGCATAGTGAAGAAAAGCCAGACTTCAATTCTTGGTCTCTCATCTAAAAATAACTTTGTTGCTAAGGTCACTCGGAAGGTGTTAAACGACTGCCCTTTGGATCTCTCACCAGTGAAGAAAAGAACTAGAATTGATGAAATAGCAAGCAACCTGCAgagcaaaataaaccaaaacaaacagcaagaagATGCTGTGATAAATatagaggatgaggaggaagaggaggaagacgaGGTGGAGATAGAAGTGGAATTAGACAGAGAAGAAGAACAAACAGAACCAATAGTGGAGGTTTCTAGTTCTTATGCACCCCAGCAAACGTGGGGAAGAGAGACCAATGATTCTCAGAAGGATGCAAACTTCAGAAACATGCATCATGATTATAATTCCACCAATGGAGCAGAGATTGAGCTCACTttatctgaagatgaggaagattatttttcttccattaacATGAAAGATCAACAGAGCTCTAATGCCTCTGTTCTGGCAAGCCAGCCAAATATGTATGGCCCTGATCAGAACAACGAAAATGTGGAGATTAACAATTCTGGCAGGCTTTACTATTGTAAACACTGCGATTTTAGCAACAAATCTGCCAGGAGTGTTAGCACCCACTACCAACGGATGCACCCCTACATAAAATTCAGCTTTAGGTATATCTTGGATCCCAACGATCACAGTGCAGTATACAGATGCCTTGAGTGTTATATTGACTATACAAACTTTGAAGACCTGCAGCAACACTATGGAGAGCATCACCCTGAAGCTATGAATGTATTGAACTCTGATCACTCTGATCTGATCTACCGCTGTCGCTTCTGTTCCTACACTAGTCCAAATGTTAGAAGCCTGATGCCGCATTACCAAAGAATGCATCCAACAGTGAAAATTAACAATGCAATGATATTTTCAAGCTATGTTGCTGAGAAGCAAGAGGGGCTAAACACAGGGTCTCAGACACTGAGAGAGATCTTGAATTCTGCTCCAAAAACTATGGCAACCTCCACCCCTGTGGCTCATGGGACTACTGTGCCAGCAAGTTTTAACAAAAGTGCCACAAAGAGTTTTAGTCCTGAATGTGAAAATCAGAAGGCACCTTCGGTCAATTCTGTGATTGTTTATGACTGTGATGTGTGCTCATTTGCAAGCCCTAATATGCATTCAGTTCTGGTGCATTACCAGAAAAAACACCCTGAAGAAAAAGCATCATATTTCAGAATTCAGAAGACCATGCATATAGCTTCTGTTGAGAGGGGGTCTGCCCTGGCTCAAATGTCTTTTGAGATGGGGGTGTCTGTCTCCTCAAAACTGTCCAACTTGGTTTCTCAGTCACCACTGCCACCAGACCTTGTTCCTGAACTCTACTATTGCAAACACTGTTCATACAGCAACCGTTCAGTTGTGGGAGTGCTTGTCCACTACCAGAAAAGGCATCCGGAAATAAAGGTCACTGCCAAGTACATCAGGCAGGCACCCCCTACAGCGGCAACGATGAAGGCTGGTGAGCTGCCACCTGGGATTCAGAAAATGCCAGTGTCAGTGCAGCAGTTGAGCCGGGCCAGTTCTGAGAGCTCTGTGAATCCCCTTGAGAATGAAATGTTCTTCTGCCAGCACTGTGATTATGGAAACCGGACTGTGAAAGGTGTGCTCATTCATTATCAAAAGAAGCATCGTGATTTCAAAGCCAACGCAGATGTGATTAGGCAGCATACAGCCACCGTTAGAAGCCTTTGTGATCGTAACCAGAAGAAATCATCTGACAGGTTGCCTGTTCACACCTCCAGCACTGAACAGGACAAGACAAAGCTGAGAGCCCTCAAATGCAGGCAGTGTAGCTACACATCACCTTACTTCTATGCGTTGAGGAAGCATATTAAGAAAGACCACCCGAATCTGAAGGCCACGGTCATGTCCATTCTGAGATGGGCATTTTTGGATGGCTTGATAGAAGCTGGTTATCACTGTGAATGGTGCATTTACTCACATACGGAACCGAGTGGTTTGCTTGTGCATTACCAAAGGAGACATCCTGAACATTATGTTGACTATACATATATGGCAACTAAACTCTGGGCAGGTCCGGATCCTTCCCCTCCTACCCTAGTGATGCCAACAGAGGCAAAGACCTATAAATGCAGAGACTGCATTTTTGAAGCATCTTCTATTTGGGATATTACTAATCACTACCAGGCTTTTCACCCTTGGGCTATGAATGGGGATGAATCTGTATTGTTAGATATCATTAAGGAGAAAGATGCTACTGAGAAAATTGGCACACAGCTTGATGAAGTTAGGGCCAGGATTAATTCTGAAAACCATGTAAAATCACAGATGGACCAGGATGTGGAGGACTGCAGCCTTTCCCAGGAAAAAACTATTCAACTGGCTTCTGCAAACCCTGCCATCTCCTCCACTCCATATCAGTGTACAGTTTGCCAGTCTGAGTACAATAACTTGCATGGCCTCCTGACACATTACGGCAAAAAGCATCCTGGCATGAAAGTGAAAGCTGCTGACTTTGCACAGGACATAGACATTAACCCAGGGGCTGTGTACAAGTGCAGACATTGCCCATACATTAACACACGCATTCATGGTGTCCTCACACATTATCAGAAACGGCACCCATCAGTAAAGGTCACTGCTGAAGACTTTGCGCGTGATGTGGAACAGTTGAATGACTTTGCCCAGAATGACGTAGAAGAGACGAGTAGGATTTTCAAGCAAGGCTATGGTGCATACCGGTGCAAACTATGCCCTTACACCCATGGCACACTGGAGAAGCTCAAAATTCACTATGAGAAATACCATAATCAAcctgaatttgatttttttgctcAGTCACCACCAAAGGTGCCTGCCTCAGTGGAGCCAGACATGGTAACTGAAATCAAGGCCTCCCCAGAAATTGCTGCTGATGGTGTTGGAGAAGTGTCTATCTCAGCACCTCATTTCTCCAGTTCTCACTTAGTGTCTCACACTGTGTTCCGGTGTCAGCTCTGCAAATACTTCTGTTCTACCCGGAAGGGCATAGCCAGGCACTACCGCATCAAACACAATAATGTTCGGGCACAACCAGAAGGCAAGAACAACCTCTTCAAGTGTGCTTTATGTTCCTACACCAACCCTATCCGCAAAGGGCTTGCAGCACACTACCAGAAAAGGCATGACATTGATGCTTACTACACTCATTGTTTAGCAGCCTCCAGGACAGTAAGCGACAAACCCAATAAAGTGATCGTTCCATCTGCTCCCAAAGATGACACTCCTCCGTTAAGTGAGGAGCTGAGGAGGGCTGTGGAAAAGAAGAAATGCTCACTTTGTTCCTTTCAGTCTTTTAGCAGAAAAGGTATTGTTTCCCACTACATGAAGCGTCACCCTGGTGTTTTCCCTAAGAAGCAGCATGCGAGTAAGCTGGGGTGTTACTTCACTGCTGTGTATGCTGATGAACATGAAAAGTCGACTCCATCTGAGGAAAGGAATGACTTTGAAAAGCCTGAGGTGGAGAGTGAGACTCAAGAAACTGAGTGGCTTCCCTTCAGATGCATAAAATGTTTCAAGCTATCCTTCAGCACAGCAGAGTTGCTGTGCATGCATTACACTGATCACCACAGTAAGGATTTGAAGAGAGACTTTACCATACTGGGAAGTGGCACCCGCTCTCATAATGCTGTCTACCAGTGCAAGCACTGTGATACTAAATTGCATAGCATGGCAGAGCTGACCTCACACTTAAATAGTCACAATGAAGAATTCCAGAAGCGTGCCAAACGTCAAGAGAGGAGGAAACAGCTTTTGAGCAAGCAGAAATATGCAGATGGTGCTTTTACAGATTTCAAACAAGAGAGG gcttttggacactTAGAAGACGCTTCAAAACTTAAGGAGAGGAAAGTTGTTGGCTATAAATGTAAATTTTGTGTGGAAGTTCATCCAACGCTTCGAGCCATCTGTAATCATCTCCGTAAGCATGTCCAGTATGGGAATGTTTCTTCTGTGTCAACTACCGTAAAG CAGGAAGCTGAAGATTCTACAAGCACAACTTTGGAGGGTTTTGAGGGAGCCAAAGACCCTGGCACTGTGGAATTTACAGAAGCTGAATCTGGAGCATCCTTGGAAGATGAAACCAGGCCTGGGGGCTACCACTGCAGCCAGTGTGACCGGGTCTTGATGTCTATGCAGGGTCTGCGATCTCATGAGAGGAGTCACTTGGCTCTGGCCATGTTTACCCAGGAAGACAAGTACAGCTGCCAGTATTGCTCCTTTGTCTCTGCTTTCAGGCACAA